The following proteins are co-located in the Xiphophorus maculatus strain JP 163 A chromosome 8, X_maculatus-5.0-male, whole genome shotgun sequence genome:
- the LOC102231002 gene encoding uncharacterized protein LOC102231002 isoform X2 — MNLYRSFSNLMEAYVYEERTCPESQWRRDNTDGPHAPVSNIAVNPRSESVDSGVESASCETPNSATAGSLSTDNTEMDLFLLQSDNFAPASTPQPPVFMSTLSSSSPSSPNLRLSRAEEASTTLNLKEEPELQRTDSKRWKQVYESSVVFEGKELSPGLCYLEWVCQKMELYAKHQMQNQAKQAETDTQQEHEEQKHDAADAQEDHPRLENAQEIPSEPQQQKPRYFRQRSASDTTFSKMHLKKFNLSSRGKRQSTSDLREIEEEDVLPMESVKEESSKKNIIQRLKLGSLRRVASAVSDSRSTQTQSSEKTTTRRRLSQLFRRTRKVSPD; from the exons ATGAATTTATACAGGAGCTTTAGTAACCTTATGGAGGCTTATGTATATGAGGAGAGAACTTGTCCGGAGTCCCAATGGCGACGGGATAACACTGATGGGCCTCATGCACCTGTCTCCAACATTGCAGTAAACCCACGCTCAGAATCTGTGGACTCTGGAGTCGAGTCGGCCAGCTGTGAAACACCAAATTCTGCCACAGCTGGTTCTTTGTCAACAGACAACACTGAAATGGATTTATTCCTCCTACAAAGTGACAATTTCGCTCCTGCTTCAACACCTCAGCCACCTGTTTTCATGTCTACTTTGTCTTCCTCGTCGCCTTCCTCTCCAAACCTGCGTctcagcagagcagaagaggccTCCACAACCTTGAACCTAAAAGAAGAACCAGAACTACAAAGGACTGACTCCAAGAGGTGGAAGCAAGTCTATGAG AGCTCTGTTGTTTTTGAGGGAAAGGAACTCAGTCCTGGTCTGTGCTACTTGGAATGGGTCTGTCAAAAGATGGAGCTGTATGCCAAACATCAAATGCAAAACCAAGCAAAGCAGGCAGAGACAGATACTCAACAGGAACATGAAGAGCAAAAG CATGATGCAGCAGATGCTCAGGAGGACCATCCCAGGCTTGAAAATGCACAGGAAATTCCCAGTGAACCTCAGCAGCAAAAACCTCGCTATTTCCGACAGAGATCAGCTTCGGACACAACTTTTTCAAAGATGCATTTAA AAAAGTTTAACTTAAGCTCCAGAGGGAAGCGACAGAGTACGAGTGACCTACGAGAGATAGAGGAGGAAGACGTTTTGCCGATG GAATCCGTAAAAGAAGAATCAAGCAAGAAAAATATAATCCAGAGGCTAAAACTTGGGTCTTTGAGAAGAGTGGCGTCTGCTGTGTCAGACAGTAGGAG CACACAGACGCAGTCTTCAGAGAAAACCACAACCCGCCGACGGCTGAGCCAACTGTTCAGGAGGACAAGGAAAGTGTCGCCTGATTGA
- the LOC102231002 gene encoding serine/threonine-protein kinase phg2-like isoform X1: MNLYRSFSNLMEAYVYEERTCPESQWRRDNTDGPHAPVSNIAVNPRSESVDSGVESASCETPNSATAGSLSTDNTEMDLFLLQSDNFAPASTPQPPVFMSTLSSSSPSSPNLRLSRAEEASTTLNLKEEPELQRTDSKRWKQVYEVLSQQPKTSSLPKQHTSELKRCIRSASFNLRRRFDPPVPNGQMSETERKPFLVGSVEQISQSSVVFEGKELSPGLCYLEWVCQKMELYAKHQMQNQAKQAETDTQQEHEEQKHDAADAQEDHPRLENAQEIPSEPQQQKPRYFRQRSASDTTFSKMHLKKFNLSSRGKRQSTSDLREIEEEDVLPMESVKEESSKKNIIQRLKLGSLRRVASAVSDSRSTQTQSSEKTTTRRRLSQLFRRTRKVSPD, translated from the exons ATGAATTTATACAGGAGCTTTAGTAACCTTATGGAGGCTTATGTATATGAGGAGAGAACTTGTCCGGAGTCCCAATGGCGACGGGATAACACTGATGGGCCTCATGCACCTGTCTCCAACATTGCAGTAAACCCACGCTCAGAATCTGTGGACTCTGGAGTCGAGTCGGCCAGCTGTGAAACACCAAATTCTGCCACAGCTGGTTCTTTGTCAACAGACAACACTGAAATGGATTTATTCCTCCTACAAAGTGACAATTTCGCTCCTGCTTCAACACCTCAGCCACCTGTTTTCATGTCTACTTTGTCTTCCTCGTCGCCTTCCTCTCCAAACCTGCGTctcagcagagcagaagaggccTCCACAACCTTGAACCTAAAAGAAGAACCAGAACTACAAAGGACTGACTCCAAGAGGTGGAAGCAAGTCTATGAGGTGCTCAGTCAACAGCCTAAAACTTCTTCCCTGCCCAAACAGCACACATCTGAGTTAAAAAGGTGTATAAGGTCAGCGAGTTTTAATTTGAGGAGGAGGTTCGATCCACCTGTCCCCAATGGGCAAATGTCAGAAACGGAGAGAAAACCATTTTTAGTAGGCTCTGTCGAGCAGATCTCACAG AGCTCTGTTGTTTTTGAGGGAAAGGAACTCAGTCCTGGTCTGTGCTACTTGGAATGGGTCTGTCAAAAGATGGAGCTGTATGCCAAACATCAAATGCAAAACCAAGCAAAGCAGGCAGAGACAGATACTCAACAGGAACATGAAGAGCAAAAG CATGATGCAGCAGATGCTCAGGAGGACCATCCCAGGCTTGAAAATGCACAGGAAATTCCCAGTGAACCTCAGCAGCAAAAACCTCGCTATTTCCGACAGAGATCAGCTTCGGACACAACTTTTTCAAAGATGCATTTAA AAAAGTTTAACTTAAGCTCCAGAGGGAAGCGACAGAGTACGAGTGACCTACGAGAGATAGAGGAGGAAGACGTTTTGCCGATG GAATCCGTAAAAGAAGAATCAAGCAAGAAAAATATAATCCAGAGGCTAAAACTTGGGTCTTTGAGAAGAGTGGCGTCTGCTGTGTCAGACAGTAGGAG CACACAGACGCAGTCTTCAGAGAAAACCACAACCCGCCGACGGCTGAGCCAACTGTTCAGGAGGACAAGGAAAGTGTCGCCTGATTGA